The segment CGAGTAATATCGATAAATTCCACCGTCTACGAAGAGATCGATCTTACGCACGATTGCTTTGTCCGAGGCCGGTAATTTTAGGACGAATGAATTCTTTTTTAAACTATTGGAAGCCAGAAGATCTCTCGCTTTTTGCAGCAATGGGGATTTTTCCGGAGCCAGATTTTTCATTTCTTGAGGATCGGAGATAAGATCGTAAAGTTCTTCCGGCATGGAATGCGGAGCTCCTTCTCTTGTTCGACGAACGGTATCGTAGCCGGGATATCTACGTATTAACTTTAATTCTTCCGTTCGGATCGATTCTGAAAATCTTCCTTCGGTATAAACGACTTCCTCAAAATCCCGTCCCTTCTCTCCGAACATGGCCGGAGAATAATCGGATCCGGAGCAGGAACTTTCGGAGCACGGAAAGCCCATTGCCCCCGCTAGCGTCGGAAATAAGGAGAGTAGGGAAACCTGTTTCTCGAATTTCCACTTCTTGATCCGAGACTTGGACGATTCGGGGGGATGTAAAATCCAAGGAACGCGTATTTCCTCTTCGTAATGACTTTCTCCATGAGCATGAAGATTTTCGGCTACGAAATGATGGTGATAGTAATGTTCCATCTCCTGCAGTTCGCCGTGATCCGCTACGACGGCGATCCAGGTTTTATCGTAAACGCCGTTCCTCTTGGCTTCGTCTAGAATTTTACCGATGACTTCGTCCGTATATAAGATTTCCGCCATGTATTTTCGAACATAAGGGTCGTACCGTTTCCATATTTCTGCAGGAACGGATTTTTCCAACGCTTCCAGATATTTTCGTTCAGGTAAATACGGGTAATGCGGGGTGTTAATATTTATGTGAAGAAAAAATCTTCGATCCCTATTTTCTCTCAAGAACTTTATGGATTCGTTAAGTATGAGTTCCGTATCCGCCCTGTCTTTTCCCGGTTGAAACAGTCTATGAAATCCCAGATCTACGCCGACACCGGTATAGTCTAGTAGAAAAACGTTATTCATTAAACTTGCGGTTACAAAGCCGACGTTTCTGAGATGGTTTACAAGGGTTTCCGGATTTTTGGAGTAAAAAATCTTCCTATGTAAATTCGTGGAATAGAACCAAGCGTTCCCCATTCCAAGTTCCGAAGCGATCTTGGATGTGAAAAAGGATAACATGGACGGTTTTGTCCAATTTCCATTGGCGAAAGCTTTTTCGAACACGATCGATTGAGAAGCTAAGCGATCCAACGCTGGGCTTGTGGGGACAGGCGAGCCGCCGTAACCGAGGCGATCCGGGCGCAAGGCGTCAACGACGATCAGGATAAGGTTTTCCTTGGGACCCCAATCGCTAGGCGAAAATACTTTCGAAAATAAAAGCGGTTCTCCGATAAAAACGAAGGAATCTTTTTCGATCGGAATCCAACGAAAACTCCAGTTCGGCTTCTTCTCCGAGATTAGTAGTTTAGCGACATTTCCTACTAACGGAATTTTAAATTCTTTCCACGAGTCTCCCTGTCCCGCGATCGTTTCGTTGAAAACGATTTCGTTTCCGAGTTTGATTTCTAATCTTCCCGAGGATCGAATCCTTTCTCCTTTTGCCGAGAGTATTGTTGCGGAAAAAGAGAATATGATGTCGTTTTCGGATGCGAGTCTCGCTTCTTTTTTTGTAAACTCGGAAGAGATGGTACAATCTCCGCCTTCGAATAGAAAGAGGCTATCCCTTGAATCGTTTAGTAGATTTTCCTTATCTAACAATATCGTAAACTGTAGATTTCTCCAACGGTCTTGACTCGACAGATCGGAATATCGTGCTGGGTTTTTCTTATAATGAAAGGCGATCTTTTTAATTTCTTTTTCCGCATCGCCTTTGCATGCGCTTCCTATTTTAGAGAGCGATCTCAATCCATCCCAGACAGGAAGGTTTACGCTTTCGTCTCCGAAAGATCGTGAAATGATTTTTCGACAGTTCGGAGCACAAAGTAAAATTCCTAGTAGGAAAAAACCGAAACGTTGGTAATATTTATTTGGAATCATGAACGGAAAACAGGTACACGATTCTTTATCCTCTTTGTCTTACAACTCGAAACCGATCAGGCGAACAGTATTCGGTGAACGTTTGTTCTGAACGGCCGAGCCTTAGAAAGGAAAAAGCAATAGACCGGAAGACTCCGAGGTAAAAAATTAGGGCGGTTAAGCACCACCTCCTATATGGGAGGATCACGATCCAAATTAGGAAAGGATTATGGCAGAAAAAGGCATATCAAAAGACCTGATCGGCACAAAACTGGACCGCTACGAATTCGACGTAGAACGCGGAAAGATCCGCGAATTTTGCCAGGCGATCGGAGAAACGAATCCAATTTATTTCAATGTAGAGGCTGCAAAAAAGGCCGGCTACGAGGACGTCCCGGCTCCGCCGACATACCCTACTGTGATTCAATTTTGGGGTTACCCCAAAATTTGGCAGGATATGGAAAATATGGGAGTGGATACGTCTCGTATTCTCCATTTAAAGGAAAAATACACGTATCTCAAAACTCTTTATCCGGGTAAGGTATCGTCTCAAGGCGAATGCGTTAATGTTACCGTCGGTAAAATGGATACTATGACTTTCAAGACCACGGTTCGCGATTCTAAAGGCGACGTCGTAATCGAAGCTGAGATGTCGATTTTCATTCGTAAACCCGAGCTTTGATTGGAGGAAATCTATGAGCAAAATAGAATTTGATAAATTCGAAATCGGGCAGGAACTTCCTCCCTTAAAAACGGACGTTATTACTCACGCGAATCTGGTCCGTTATGCCGGTGCAAGCGGGGACTTTAATCCGATTCATAATGATCCCGACTTTGCACGTAAGACCGGACTCGACGGAACTATCGCACACGGAATGTTTGTTATGGCGCAAATCGGAAGACTTTGTACCGCTTGGGTCGACCAGAAGCAAATCAAGGAATTCGGCGTAACGTTTAAAGCGATGACTAAGCCGGGACAAAGATTGACGTGCAGCGGTAAAGTAAAACGTAAAAAGGAAGAAAACGGAGAAAAGTTGTTAGTCGTGGCTGTGGAAGCCGCAGACGATTCCGGCGAAGTAAAGGCTTCGGGAGAAATGATCGTAGCTTGTTAATCAAACTTTTAACGATTCTTTTATTCAGGACCTCTTCGGAGGTCCTTTTTATTTTAACTCGGGACAAAATTCTAAGTTCCGTAAGCGGGAAAAAAACTTTTCCTCAAGAGACAGGAAATTCAAAATCAATTCAGCGGGAAGTTTCGATTAGTGGAGCGGATTGCGCTACTCGGTCCTGAGTCGATTCGATTGCGATAATCGTAATATCATCGTATCTTTGTTCGTCCCCGCGAGAACGTTCTTCCATCGCTACGAGTTCCTCTAGAAGTTCCTGCAAATTCGAAGAAGCCATGGACGTCGCTTTGATCGCTATAGAATCCACGGTGCTCCAGCGATTTTCCTTTCTCCGGTTTTCTATAAGCCCGTCCGAGAAAAGTAGAAGACGGCTACCGACGGGAAACGCGAACGTATTGAACTGAATTTCCAAATCATCAAATAGTCCGAGAATAGGACCGGTCTTGTGCAGAAGTTCGTAAGTCCCGTCCGGTTTGATCAGAACTTGATCGGGATGTCCTGCTGATGCATAAAGAAGCTCGCTCTTTTCCAAAAAAATGTCCGCGACAAAGCAGGGAAAGATACTTTCAAGCGTATCGAACTTTCGTAAAAATCTTCCGTTCAATTCTTTTAAGACCTGTGTCGGGCAATCCAGTTTCTTGAGTTCCTCATACTCGGTCTTCAGCGCCATGGTCATCAAACTGGCCTGTACACCGTGACCTACTGCGTCCGCCAACAGAACTCTCACTTTTCCCGGCTTGACTTCGGAAATATCCAAGAAGTCTCCTCCGACTTTTTCCAAAGGTTTATACACGTATTCGAAACGAATTCCTGATATTTCCCGATCGGGAGGAGTTAGAATCTTCCTCTGAACGTTTTGCGCGATCTCCAACTCGCGATTGATTTGCTGCAGAGTGTCATTAAGAGTTTTTGTTCTGTCTTCGACCTTTTGTACGAGTTTTTCCTTCATCTCGAATAGTTCCAAATTCATCGTTTGAAGGTCTTCGGTAAGGATTTTTGCTTCCTTATACTTGGATGATCTATCCGAAGCGATTACTAAAGATTGCAAGAAAACGAAGAATACTAAAGCGAAATGCGAAACTTCGTACGAAGAGACTTTCAATACGTAAGTATAAAATAAATCGATACCGATTCCTAAGAATAGTAGACCGGTTCCGTAAAGAATGTACGCCGAGTTGCTTTCCTTATCGAAATCGATCGTATAAATCACATACAAAACGTATAATATGGTAAATCCCATAAATATATGGAAATACATTATCTTTTCGCTGTTGAACGCCAAGGATCCGAAGAAAGTCGCGACGGTAAAGATAGCGGAAACCGCGATCGAGACCCTAACGAATGTTTTCGAAACATAAGGCTCGAAGGTGGTCCAAAAGAACATTAAATAAAACGGAACGCTTACGATTAAGGGAATCTGATCCAGCATTTGGATCGCAGGCTGCGGTAGGGAGGGAAAAAACTCCATTAGAAGTTTAGCATTCGTTACTAAGGTTCGAATGCTGATAACCAGACTCATAAAACCGAAATAAAGTGGGGCCGTGCTGGATCGCAAATAAAGATATAGGGAAATATGATAAAGTCCCATGATTAAGAGGCTTGCGAATGCGAATATATCGGAAAAAATCGTACGAGTTCGATAACCTTGCATGACTTCCGAAGGACCGATACGAACGGGAGATATGATCCCTCCCTGTCTGGAATAATTATTGGAAACGAAAATTTCTAGGGAAACTACGTTAGAGGGGGGGATGAACGAAAAAAACTTAGGTTGAACTCTAGGTATCGTCTCTTTTGACGAAGGCGAGGGAGTTCCCGATTCTCCCAGGATATTTCCGTCGATATAAAGTCTGTAAGAGGTCAGGATGGAGCCGAGTCCGATCGTTAAAACTTTCCCGACCCACACGTCTGGGATTAAAATTCGCAGCCGATAAGTTCCATATCCCAGCTTTTCGTAAGAAGAATGAATTTCCGTTTCGCGATTCCATGCACCCGGTACGGTAATCTTGCTACGGAATGTCTCCAAAACCTTTCCGGCTTCCTGGCTCCAAAAAAATTCCCATTCTCCGGAAAGATCAACCGGGCCTGAAGAGGCATCGTGAATACCGCGGAGATCGATACTACCTTGGTACGCGCGTATATTTTCTTCCTTATGCGACGGAGTCAGCGTAAGAAGAAAGATTAGGAATCCGATCGGTCCTAACAGAAAGAATAAATACTTAGATATGTGCATGAGGTATAAATACCCAGAGCCATCCTCCGTTCCCTATCGAGAATGAGTCAACCTTTCTCCGCCTAACATGGATATAGGTTTCCCCTCGATTGGAAAGAAATTATTGCTAAATCCTATTTTTATACAAAGATCTTAAGAATCTTTTACATCCGGAATTCTATGAATTTTATTTTCAATTGTCTGACTCGTCCATGTTTAATAGACGGCGGTATAAGATACTTCGCTGTTTGCAAAACTCTACTAGCTAAGGAGACGTTTTTTTTCGGAGTTTTAATACTATACGTTATGGAAAAAACCGTGGAAAGATGACACTGTATGATAGTTTTCGAAGAGATTTGAGGCAATAATGGGAAATAACGGAAAGCGAAGAATCGGATTAGCCCTCGGAAGCGGTTCCGCCCGGGGTTGGTCGCATATTGGGGTGATACAGGAGCTCGAGAATCTTGGAATACGCCCGGATATCGTCTGTGGGACCTCCATCGGCTCATTAGTCGGTGCGTTTTATTCTGCCGGAAAGCTCCATGCTCTCGAAAGCTGGGTCGAAAGCCTGGAATGGAAAGATATCCTAGGTTTTATGGATTGGACATTCGGCGGAGGATTAATTCGGGGAAAGAAACTCTTCGATTTTTTTGCCCAAGAATTCCGTGACGCTGAGATTCATGAATTGACTCTCCCTTACGGTGCTGTTGCGGCAGATCTTGATACCGGAGTAGAGGTTTGGATCCGAGAGGGGTCCATCTTTGAAGCCGTTCGGGCCTCGATTTCTTTACCCGGTATTTTTACACCGGTTCTAAAAGATGGACGATGGCTTGTGGACGGAGGTTTAGTAAATCCCGTTCCAGTTTCCCTTTGTAGAGCAATGGGGGCGGATTATGTCATCGCCGTTGATTTAAATCAGGACCTTTTGGAAAAGAGAGAAGCGGAAGATAAGAAAGAAATTTCTATCGAGCCAATGTCTCGCTGGAGGTCCTGGACTTCTAAATTTTGGGGAAGCGATTTGGATGAACACCTTAAAGCGGAAAAAGATGACAAACCCGGAATCATGGAAGTCGTATCCAAAAGCATAAATATCATGCAAATCCGTATTACTCGGAGTCGGATGGCGGGAGATCCACCGGATATTTTACTCGCGCCTCGTCTGCGTTATATCGGATTGATGGAATTTCATAGAGGGAAAGAAGCGATCGCCGAGGGACGCGACATTGTCAGAAAAATGGCTCCAGCTTTAATCATTCCGAAATGAAGTTCCCGATTTAGGGATTGCCACAAAAACCGGGAAGAATAGAATCTCAGATGAGTTCTAGACAATCGACGCCAAAACGAATAAAGACGATAATAATACGACTTTCATGAACAAGTTACAAATAATCTTCCTCCTTTTCGTATCGTTTCCTTTTTCGTCTTGTACGGATAAAGAGGATCCTCCAATTCTCGAAATCAGGGATTTATTGGACTCCGCACATATCGGAGAGTCGATCGAAAAGGCTAGAGCGCATGCGGAACAATCCGGAAAGACGGATCAAATACATTATCTTCGCGGTTGGATTCAGTATTTAAGAAAAGACGACGATCAAGCCGAAAAAGAATATAAACTTTGTCTAAAGGAAAATCCGGAATCCTACGATTGCCTTCGTGGAATTGGATTGATTCTGCAGCAGCGAAAGCAGTATGTGAAGGCCGAATCAAGTTTTCAAAAAGCATTAAACGCCGCCGAAACGCAAAAGGATTTCGAAGCGGTATCCATCTTAAGAGTGGATTCCGGAAATCTATTGCTACGCCAAAATCGGCGTTCCGAAGCGATATTCGAATATAAAAAATCGTTGGAAGCGAAGCAGGACGGTTCCGCTTATTTCGGTCTTGGATTGACTACGCTTTTACAAGGCGATCGAAAATCTTCCAAAGATTATCTGGAAAAAGGTTTAAAGACTCCTTATAGAGATCTAATTCTTAAAGCGGAAACATATTATTTATTAGCGAAATTGCAATTTGAATGGGAAAAAAATCCGCGGGCAGCCGCCGTGTCGGCAAAGAAGGCCTTCGAATTGTTTCCGGCAAAGAAAGAATATGCAAAGGCATGGGAGCAATATTCGAAAGCAGCTTCCTCGCTCCCATAACGTAGGACAATAATGAAATACTTAGCCGCATTGGCGCGAATCGTACATAAACAAATTATACTTCCTTTCCAAGAGTCGCACGCTCCCGTAAACGAGGTTAGTCTAGGAACTTCAATCGGCTTAATTTGGTCCATGACTCCTCTAATCGGGATCCAAATGTATCTGGGTTTTGCGACCTGGGTTATTTTACGGATTTTTCGAATTCGCTTTTATTTGCCGATTGCGATCGCAATGATTTGGATCACGAACCCGGTAACGCTTCCGTTTTTTTATTATATATTTTATATATTAGGCAAATATTCTCTAATGGCGTTCGGAATCGCTTCCGTCGAGTTGGATTTTAATGTTATATATGAAGTGATGGCCAAGTCCGAATCGATGGATTTCCTTTCCGGCTTATGGTATTGGTCGGTATTCCTATTGGATAAGATGGGACTTCCTATGTTTGTGGGCGGTTTCGTGGTGGGTCTACCTTCTGCAATTATCGGATATCCTCTTACGTATCGGCTCTTGAACTCATATCGTTCGACACTTGCGGAAAAAGAAGGAATTACTCTCAGGGAATGGGAAGAGCGTCACGTAAGAAAGGACATCGGTCTCTTTTCGGCTAGACCATCCTTGAATCAGAAGGAAGGGGTTTAAGTTTCTTTAAAATTTTAACCCGAGTCTTGCGATCAAAGTTTCAGGAGTATATTGCAAGGATTTCGGATTTTTTTCCGCTTCGCGAACGAGGGCGACGATAGCCCGATTAATCGGAGCGCCGTGTCCGACTCTATCCGCCAACTTTAAAATCTCTCCGTTTAACGTATCGATTTCGGTCGGTCGCCCTTGGTTTAGATCTTCCCACATGGAGGAGCGAGCTTCAGGGTCTATTTTTACCATGCTCGAAGCCGCTTTGAAAAAGAGCCAATCAGGTAATTTTAATATTAATGGAGCGAGCTGCGGTATCATTTTTCCCGCTCTGCTTGGTCTTAGTCCTGCCAGTTTCAAGACTTCAAAACCTTCGGAAATCATTGCGGCTAGAATCCTACGATATCCGCGTAAAGAAAGTTCCTCCCTTAGCGGAATTCCGGAAAGCGCATTTAGGCTGTTATTTAGATTAATGAGAAGTTTTCCCCAAAGAACGCCGTCCATATTGGGATGAGTAGCCGCAGATAGTCCGGCGATCTTAAGATAATCTACGATTTTTTTTCCATATTGATTTTCCTGAACGACCAGATCTCCGCTCGTCCCCCTATGAAACTGCCCCTTACCTTTTGCGATCACGTTGAACGGAACCATTCCCGCTAGAATTCTTTCTCCTAAATGCGGAATCGATTCGTAAAGTAATGACTTGTTTTTAACGCCGTTTTGAAAGCTGACTATGATCGCTTTTTCTTTTTCTGCGGAAGATAGATGCTTATTTAAGGCCTGGCCTAATTCTTTTGTATCTCTGCTTTTAACAGTCACTAAGAAGATGGAAGCGCCACGAACTTCTTTTAAGTCGGTAGTATATTCGATCTTATTAGGTGGAATGGAAAAAAACTTTCCCGTAAAATCGGAAATTCCCAGACCGAATAACTGAACTTCCTTTCGATTTCGTTCTCTTCCTACAAAGACGACCGGAAATCCTGCGTTGACCAAATGTGCTCCAATGTACGTTCCGATGCTTCCTGAGCCGAGAATCGCAAATTTAGCAGAATCTTCTTGCATAAGCGGATAAGATTTATTGTAAAACGGGAAAAACCAAGTAAAAATAAAAAAACCGAGAGTCCTTTCGGAAACTCTCGGTTTTACTTATGAGAATTCTAACTAACGATTATTGGTTAGATTTCGCGTTTTGGGCCATTTTCAAGAAATAACCCTCAACATCGTACCAAGTCTTACCTGAATTCAAAGTATTGGAGGCTTCCAGATGGTCGACTCCCGTTGTCAGGATTCCGTAGCTTGGTCCTCCGTTAAATGTCCCCCATTTAAGTGAAGAATAAGGAACGAGACCGTCGCAAGTTGCTCCTTGTCCGTTGAACAAACCGCCGGCAGCGCAAGCAGGTTGCAGAATTCCCATTAAAGGGTGCTGGATAAGGTCAGGGATGGTGATATAAGATCCGTAAGAATAGTATTTCACCGCAGAAGAGTTCGGTGTACGGGTATTAAATGCCGCCGTTCCCGAAGTAGTCAAAGAGCCTAAAGCTGCGAGTGCGTTTTGTTGTCCGCCGCCGTAAACTAATTGTACCACTACGCCTAAGACCGCATTAACGAAAGGTTTAATCCAATCAGGCAGGACAGTATTGATTATGTCTGCAATCGGAGATCCGCGGTGCGGGGTGTTCAAAGTGGTTAGAGTCGATACTTTAGAAGAAAGACCCAGGTTAGAAATAGCGTAACGGCTATCCAGTCCACCTTGCGAGTGACCTAAGATATGAACTTTCGAGAACCCGTTGGCTGCCATATATACGTTGATTTTGTTAGCTAACTCGACTCCGCGGGTTTCGTTAGACTGTGCCGCAGTTTTTGTCGGAGCATATACCGTTGCGCCTTGTGAGGTTAGATAGGAATCCATTCCTCCCCAATAGCTAATAATGCTGATTATGCCTGATGAATCGGTTCCCCAGCCAAAAAGACCGTGGGAAAGGATAATCGGATAGGCCCCAGCGAGTGGTTTGGAAGATGATCCTCCGCCTGATGCGAACAATGAGCCGCTAAAAATAAACAGGATCAATACTGATAGTCCTAGTTTACGCATGGAATGTTACCTCTTTTCTCTTCACTATTCTCTGTGTCTCAAATTGAGATTCGCTTTGTGTTTCTTGTTCGCTTTTTCTATGTATCACTCGATATAGAGTGAGGGTTTTTACTGTATTCTGATCCCCGAGATTGTCAAGAGAAAACGTTCGAAAAAAACTTCTTAAATAATACGTTTGATATAAAACTAAATTATTTTTAAATCAAGCGTTATATAAAAATGCATTTTAGTTTTTCAAAAAGGGCGATTTGAAAGCATTTTAGGAAAATAAAAGTTCTAAGGCTAACCCTCTTACCTGCTGCCTTTTTCTCTTATTTCCCAATTATATTTTATAGGAGAGGATTTTTAGAAGACCGGTCAATGATACGAAGAATTCAGATCGGTCCAGGAAGTTATTCCTTCCGATGTGATATTCTTTTCCGACGAAATTTGAGTTTTTGCTCCGAGAAAAACAAATCTTCCGAAGGATTCCGAATTTTTATCCCGCGATCTGTGAAACAAAATTAGCGCGCGGCTTTTAAATTTTAAAATACACGATCGGGTTTTTCTTAGTCGTAATTCGATCGTCGAATCGGAATAAAATTTCTATTTCGGTTCTAGGTTCTCAGTGTTCGCATACGATCGTCTGTGATTTCAGTTTGAATCATTCGTTCGGTGGGGAGAAACTTCGAACGAAAAATTCTTTTTGATAAGTGCGTAAGAGCCGATTAAAGACCAAAAAGTTTTACAATGATAGGATGGGTATTTTGGAAAATTCGTAACAGGCAAAAAGAAAGGTCCTTCGTTTAATGGAAATGAAGCTGATCGCTGTCGGAAGCTGGTAGTTAAGGGACTTCGAAATCGATGATTTTCCTAGGAGATTCGAATGACTATCTTTCCGAAATGACTTCCTTTTTTAAGGATGCCTAATGCTTCTCTGAATTCTTGAATCGGAAAGATAGAATCTACTACCGGACGTAGTCCGACGCTTTGAATAGCGCGATTCATCTCTAAGAAAGCCTTTTGATGTCCTACTACGATTCCTTGAACTTTTATTTGATTCATAACAAGCGGTAGAAGATTCAAATCCTTAATTGACCCTGCGAGAATTCCGATTAAGTGAATCGTGCCGAATAGTTTAACGGCTTTCACGGACTGCTCTAACGTTCCTGCGCCTCCTACTTCGACGACATGATCGACTCCTTCTCCTCCCGTTAGATCTCGAATCGCCTCTCCCCATTTGGGAAGTTCCTTATAATTGATTCCATAGTCGGCTCCCAGTGCTTTCCCCCGAGCTAGCTTTTCCTCGGAAGATGATGTTAGGTAGACTGTCGCACCGATCATCTTTGCGAATTGCAATGCAAACAGGGAAACTCCGCCCGTTCCTTGAACTAAGACAGATTCACCCGGCTTCACTTTGTTTTCTACGAAGAAGGAGGACCAGGCAGTTAGGGCAGCGCATGGCAGAGTAGCGGCTTCCTCAAAGCTTAGATGCGAAGGCATCGGGACGATACCGGTTGTCGGTAAAATAGCATATTCTCGTAGAGTTCCGTCTAAAGGACCGCCTAATGTAGTTCGAAGCTCTTTCTTTGTGGCGGGGCCGCTGATCCAATACGGCGCAAAGGTTGCGTTGATCTTATCTCCGACTTTAAATTCCGTAACGTTTTCTCCGACTTCCACGATTTCCCCGGCTCCGTCACTGCAAGGAATCATCGGTACGGGGAATTTAGGATTGTATTTGCCTTCGATCACCAAATAGTCTCTAAAGTTTAAGGAGGCTGCACGGAATCGGACCAACACTTCTCTCGGACCCGGCTTTTCGGGATCCGGTATTTCTACAAGAGAGAGGTTTTCTGCGCCGAAGGAAGAAAGACGAATTGCCTTCATGGTTGATTCTTAGTTGATAATTTAGGTTTTTTCAGGTTTCGGAAACTCTCCCGCTGATTTTCTCCACGAGAGAGTTTCGATTCGATGGAAAAAGATTCCTTACTTGATTCCTAATCCTGGCTTAGCGGCTCCCACGAGAATACTCATATTTCCCGAAGGATGCTTATTTTCCTTCATCAATTGATGGGCTTTAGCAGTTTCATCAAATGTAAATGTCTGCGCGAGAACCGGATCGACTTTCTTTTCTATCACCAGTTGGTTTAGTCCGGCGGAATTTTCATCGTTTGCAAAGTGGGAACCTTGTAAACGTTTTTGCCTCATCCAAAGATAGCGAAGGTCAACGGTCGCATTAAAACCGGTGGTTCCGGCACAAATTACTACCATTCCACCCGTTTCGCAAACGAATACCGAAGTCGGTATAGTCGACTCGCCCGGGTGCTCGAAAACGATTTTCGGATTTTTTCCTTTTCCTGCGATATCCCAGATTGCCTTACCGAATTCGCGTGCGTTTTTAGTCCATTCCGCAAATACTTCCGGCTTATTGATTTCAGAAGTCAAGGCTCCCCAATGTTTGAAATGATTCCTATTGATTACTCCGGCTGCACCTAGGTTTTTACAAAAATCGATTTTATCATCCGAAGAAACGACTGCGATAGGAACTCCACCTGCGGCCTTTACGATCTGAATAGCCATGGCTCCAAGACCCCCCGCACCTCCCCATATAAGAACTACATCACCGGGTTTTACGTCGTTCGGTTTCCAATGGTGAAGCATTCTATAAGCAGTGGCGCCCACCAGCATATAAGCTGCTGATGCTTCCCAACTAAGATGCTTCGGTCTTGGTAAACATTGATGATCCTGAACTTTGCAAAATTGTGCAAAGGATCCCCAGTTTGATTCGTATCCCCATATGATTTGAGACGGGGCGAACATAGGATCATTTCCGGACTTAACCCAAGGATCGTTATGATCCCACATCCCGCAATGGACGACTACTTCGTCGCCAACCTTCACATTCTTTACGTCGGATCCGATTTTATATACGATACCCGAAGCATCGGAGCCGCCGATATGGAATTGCTCCGGTTCTCCTTTTTTATTTCTGGCTCCGATTACGTTTACCGGATATCCGAGTGCGGCCCAAACATTATTGTAGTTGATACCTGCGGCCATGACCGCGACTAAAACTTCGTCGGGGGCGATTTCAGGGACTTCGATTTCCTCAGGTTGAATTGATTTTATCGGATCTCCGAACCTGTCAGGACGGATAACCTGTGCATGCATTTTTTTAGGGACAACTCCCAAAGGGGGAAGTTGGCCGATTGGTACGATTTCAGGTGCGTTCATGCGGACCAGAAAAACCGTATCGATCTGGGATACGACCAAAAAACGATAGATTTTTTACGGTAAATCGATGAATTTCCCGGGTCCTTGTCGGAGGTTAATTGTTTGATAGAATAAAATCGATTCTTTCTTCGATTCCTTTGACTCGGTCTTCAAAAAAGCGTTCGGAAGCTATGGAAAGTATGAGGCTGTGAAGGAGATCCACTAATAAAGATAATTTTAAGTCGGGTCGTTTGCTTGGAGGGTTGCGCGTCGCGGCAGCTTCTAACAATTT is part of the Leptospira broomii serovar Hurstbridge str. 5399 genome and harbors:
- the rssA gene encoding patatin-like phospholipase RssA, with protein sequence MGNNGKRRIGLALGSGSARGWSHIGVIQELENLGIRPDIVCGTSIGSLVGAFYSAGKLHALESWVESLEWKDILGFMDWTFGGGLIRGKKLFDFFAQEFRDAEIHELTLPYGAVAADLDTGVEVWIREGSIFEAVRASISLPGIFTPVLKDGRWLVDGGLVNPVPVSLCRAMGADYVIAVDLNQDLLEKREAEDKKEISIEPMSRWRSWTSKFWGSDLDEHLKAEKDDKPGIMEVVSKSINIMQIRITRSRMAGDPPDILLAPRLRYIGLMEFHRGKEAIAEGRDIVRKMAPALIIPK
- a CDS encoding SpoIIE family protein phosphatase, producing the protein MHISKYLFFLLGPIGFLIFLLTLTPSHKEENIRAYQGSIDLRGIHDASSGPVDLSGEWEFFWSQEAGKVLETFRSKITVPGAWNRETEIHSSYEKLGYGTYRLRILIPDVWVGKVLTIGLGSILTSYRLYIDGNILGESGTPSPSSKETIPRVQPKFFSFIPPSNVVSLEIFVSNNYSRQGGIISPVRIGPSEVMQGYRTRTIFSDIFAFASLLIMGLYHISLYLYLRSSTAPLYFGFMSLVISIRTLVTNAKLLMEFFPSLPQPAIQMLDQIPLIVSVPFYLMFFWTTFEPYVSKTFVRVSIAVSAIFTVATFFGSLAFNSEKIMYFHIFMGFTILYVLYVIYTIDFDKESNSAYILYGTGLLFLGIGIDLFYTYVLKVSSYEVSHFALVFFVFLQSLVIASDRSSKYKEAKILTEDLQTMNLELFEMKEKLVQKVEDRTKTLNDTLQQINRELEIAQNVQRKILTPPDREISGIRFEYVYKPLEKVGGDFLDISEVKPGKVRVLLADAVGHGVQASLMTMALKTEYEELKKLDCPTQVLKELNGRFLRKFDTLESIFPCFVADIFLEKSELLYASAGHPDQVLIKPDGTYELLHKTGPILGLFDDLEIQFNTFAFPVGSRLLLFSDGLIENRRKENRWSTVDSIAIKATSMASSNLQELLEELVAMEERSRGDEQRYDDITIIAIESTQDRVAQSAPLIETSR
- a CDS encoding FAS1-like dehydratase domain-containing protein produces the protein MAEKGISKDLIGTKLDRYEFDVERGKIREFCQAIGETNPIYFNVEAAKKAGYEDVPAPPTYPTVIQFWGYPKIWQDMENMGVDTSRILHLKEKYTYLKTLYPGKVSSQGECVNVTVGKMDTMTFKTTVRDSKGDVVIEAEMSIFIRKPEL
- a CDS encoding MaoC family dehydratase; amino-acid sequence: MSKIEFDKFEIGQELPPLKTDVITHANLVRYAGASGDFNPIHNDPDFARKTGLDGTIAHGMFVMAQIGRLCTAWVDQKQIKEFGVTFKAMTKPGQRLTCSGKVKRKKEENGEKLLVVAVEAADDSGEVKASGEMIVAC
- a CDS encoding sulfatase, which codes for MIPNKYYQRFGFFLLGILLCAPNCRKIISRSFGDESVNLPVWDGLRSLSKIGSACKGDAEKEIKKIAFHYKKNPARYSDLSSQDRWRNLQFTILLDKENLLNDSRDSLFLFEGGDCTISSEFTKKEARLASENDIIFSFSATILSAKGERIRSSGRLEIKLGNEIVFNETIAGQGDSWKEFKIPLVGNVAKLLISEKKPNWSFRWIPIEKDSFVFIGEPLLFSKVFSPSDWGPKENLILIVVDALRPDRLGYGGSPVPTSPALDRLASQSIVFEKAFANGNWTKPSMLSFFTSKIASELGMGNAWFYSTNLHRKIFYSKNPETLVNHLRNVGFVTASLMNNVFLLDYTGVGVDLGFHRLFQPGKDRADTELILNESIKFLRENRDRRFFLHININTPHYPYLPERKYLEALEKSVPAEIWKRYDPYVRKYMAEILYTDEVIGKILDEAKRNGVYDKTWIAVVADHGELQEMEHYYHHHFVAENLHAHGESHYEEEIRVPWILHPPESSKSRIKKWKFEKQVSLLSLFPTLAGAMGFPCSESSCSGSDYSPAMFGEKGRDFEEVVYTEGRFSESIRTEELKLIRRYPGYDTVRRTREGAPHSMPEELYDLISDPQEMKNLAPEKSPLLQKARDLLASNSLKKNSFVLKLPASDKAIVRKIDLFVDGGIYRYYSDSPFETVRSEHRNLSLKVTQSPGKEVVLRIDTVEPTFRFRLSLWKDGRLENYKSGKWGFSPEAGNRVYATSPETVASSKLPYEFRSSTVPYIYNDAGLSGNSDSPGQAALGKEVRKVLESWGYIHE